The sequence below is a genomic window from Actinokineospora baliensis.
TACAACCCGGTCACCCTGGGCGTGTTCGGTGTCGTCGGCGCTGTGTCGGCGTTCCTGCTGCCGTGGCTGCTGTTCAACGGCGTCGGCAGCGTCTACCGCAGCGTCTTCACCGGGGACGGCGAGGTCGCCTTCAGCGCCGAGGAGATGCGCTCCTTCCAGGAGGGCACCTGCTGGGTCGGCCCGCAGAACTCGTACCTCGGCGGCCGGTCCACCGGGTACGAGGTCCTCTTCCACCCGTACGAAACCTGGCCCATGTACCTGCTGCGCGTCGGCGGCCTCGTCGTCGTGCCCGCGGTGTGCTTGCTGTTCGTGATCCTGCAGGCACGCGCCGCGATGCGCAGGGGGCCGAAGTGGCCGAGCAGGCTGGTGTGGATCCCGTTCGCGCTCATGGCTCTGTTGAGCCTGCCGGTCGAGGCGAACACCGCGGCGCACCTGTGGCTCGGTTTCCTGCCGATCAGCATCTTGGGGTTGGTACCTGTGTACGTGATCGGACCGCCGAGTTGGTCCACGGTCGAGCGCAACTACCAGAAGCCGGAGGCAGGTGGACCGCCGCCGCCCGCGCAGGCACAGGCACAGGCGCACAACCCGCCGCCTAAGCCCCAGCAGCCGCCGCCTTATGTGCCGCCGCCGCCCGTACCCAAGTACGTCCCGCAGGGTCCTGGGCAGCCCCAACAGCCTTCGCTGCGGCAGCCACCACCGCAGTACGCACCGCTGCCCCCGCCGAACCCGACGCTGCGTGAACCGGAGCCCGACCGCGCGGCGCTGGGCAAGCTCGCCGCAGACCCCGGTCCGCTGCCGTTCACGCCGCGCGGCGCCACCCCGCCGCCACCGCCGGTGAAGCCGTCGGGCAGCCGCTTCCGCAAGGTCCGCGCCCTGGGCCACGGCGGCTTCGGCACGGTCTGGCTCGCCGTCGACACCCAGCTCGACCGCACCGTCGCGGTGAAGATGGCGCACGCGCCGGACGCCGAGACCGAGG
It includes:
- a CDS encoding serine/threonine-protein kinase, coding for MDAVLELAASLLSFAHSIFGPGICPGDWVWATSTAGALIAFLPVLGTVVIALVRKFTGNTYNPVTLGVFGVVGAVSAFLLPWLLFNGVGSVYRSVFTGDGEVAFSAEEMRSFQEGTCWVGPQNSYLGGRSTGYEVLFHPYETWPMYLLRVGGLVVVPAVCLLFVILQARAAMRRGPKWPSRLVWIPFALMALLSLPVEANTAAHLWLGFLPISILGLVPVYVIGPPSWSTVERNYQKPEAGGPPPPAQAQAQAHNPPPKPQQPPPYVPPPPVPKYVPQGPGQPQQPSLRQPPPQYAPLPPPNPTLREPEPDRAALGKLAADPGPLPFTPRGATPPPPPVKPSGSRFRKVRALGHGGFGTVWLAVDTQLDRTVAVKMAHAPDAETEERMLREARALAAVHHPNCVRVYDIVAEPDGLGLVMEYIEGQPLADRVAKGGPLDDVAVARLWITMAGALSAAHAKGVLHRDVKPSNIIIDPNGNAHLIDFGIARSKGDSTLTATGMMVGTPDFLASETAAGANATPASDAWQLAATVSFALTGKPPRGTRDNAMAALMAAAKGDPLSELPVRSAHRRLLFASLDTEPARRPTLNAVARELSDWLGREGHTETGPVTQIVRRSAIEGVDRTRPMR